The window GTCCCCGGTGGGTGCCGACCTGACGCACATGCGATGGCCCGGCCCGGGAAGGGCCAGCCTGAGATGGCGGGGGAGCGGTAGCCAGGACGCCGCATCGGCGCGCGGCGGTCCGGGCGGGCGTGGCGCGCGAGGCGGGCGCACATGAAGCCCGCGGGCGGCCCGGTTGCCGCTGAGGGCCGGCCGGTGCCGGTGGTCGACGATGGCAGCCGTGACTTCTGGCTCGGCGGTGCCGGCGGGCAGCTTCTGATCAGGGCCTGCACCGGGTGCGACCGGTTGTTTCATCCGCCGGCGCCTATCTGCCCGCACTGCTGGTCCCGTGCGGTCACGTACCGGGCGGTGTCCGGGCGGGGGGCGGTCGAGTCCTACACGGTGGTGCGTCGGCCGTGGGTGCCGGGCTATGAGCCGCCCTATGTCGTGGCTCGGGTGGTGCTGGCCGAGCAGCCGGACCTGCGCCTGTTGACCAACGTGGTCGGCTGTGACGTCGAGGCGGTCACCACCGGCATGCCGGTCGAGGTGACCTTTGAGCGGCGAGGTGACGTGTTCGTGCCCATGTTCAGGCCGGTCGCATGACCGCCGAACGCCAGGCGATCATCTCCGGCATCGGAAGGTCGGCTACCGGCAGACGCCTCAACCAGTCCGCGACCGAGCTGACCCTGGACGCCTGCCTCCAGGCCGTCGCGGACGCCGGCCTGACTCCGCGCGAGATCGACGGTCTCGCGTCCTGGCCCGACTACCAGGCCCCGTTCGGCTTCGGCGGGCCCCGCGTCGGCGAGCTGCACTCGCTTCTGCGGCTGGACCTGTCGTGGATTCTCGGCTGCGGCGACGGCGCCAACGTCACCGGCATCCTCGGCATCGCCGCGCACGCGGTAGCGGCCGGGCTCGCGCGCCACGTGCTGGTCTACCGCACCGTCACCGAGGCGACCGCGCAGGGCGCCGGCCGGCGCCCGGCCGTGATGGCCGCGCCCGGAGCGGCCGCGGACTGGAAGTCCGCCTACGGGGTCGGCTCGCCCGCGCAGCTCGCCGCGCTGTGGGCCCGTCACCACTTCGACCGCTACGGCACCACCCGAGACCAGCTCGGCTGGGTCGCGGTGAACAACCGGCGCCATGCCGCCGCCCATCCGACCGCGATCTACCGTGAGCCGATGACGATCGAGGACTACCTCGCGGGGCGGATGATCAGTGAACCGCTGTGCGTCTTCGACTGCGACGTCCCGGCCGACGGGTCGATCGCCTTCGTCATCTCTCACGTCGACCACCGCCGTGACGTCGACCGGCCCGTCTACTTCGAAGCCGTGGGCGGTGGGCGACCCATGACCTCCAGCTGGGAGTTCTGGCCCGACCTCGACGTCATGGCGGCGATGCCGGCGGCCCAGCAGATGTGGTCGCGCACCTCCTTGCGGCCCGCGGACGTCGACGTCGCCGGCATCTACGACGGGTTCAGCATCTTCGTCCTGTACTGGCTGGAGGCGCTGGGCTTCTGCGGCCGGGGCGAGTCGGGACCGTTCGTCGAGGGTGGCAAACGGATCTCCCTTGACGGTGAGCTGCCGCTCAACACGTCCGGCGGCCAGCTGTCGGAAGGCCGTTACCTCGGCTTCGGCCTGGCCTACGAGGCCTTCCTGCAGCTCCGCGGCCAGGCCGGTGCCCGTCAGGTCGCGGACGCGGAGGTCGGTCTGGTCACCGGTGGCGGCGGCCCGCTCGCACAGGCCTTCCTCTTCGCCAACGACCGCTGAATCAACGTGGCTGGGGAGGGCCTGATCGGGCTGCCTCACGACCAGGCCGGCGCCGATGGGCGACGTCATGCTCGTGACCTGCCGGCCTCATCCTTTGCGTGATCCACCGGCGGTGCCGACGCGGGTGACGCTGGCGGCCAGATCCATCCCTTGCGCATCTCCCCCGAGTTGTATACAAATGAGAACCCGGGTCTTGTATACAAAAGGTGATGTAGCGCTTCGCTGTCGCTGGCGATCGGCCCTCCGGCCCTCGCTGAGCCGCCGCCATCGTCGCGGACCGGGTTGGGAAGGGGAACGGATGTGAAGACGGATCGAACCGCGGGCGTGTCGCCGAGCGTGCAGCGCCGGTTGTACGAGCTGATGGTGCTGATGAAGGCGGCCGACGACCGGTTGGGCAGGGGGATCGCGTCGGGCGAGCTGCAGTGCGTGTACTGGCCGTCACGGGGGCAGGAGGCGATCGCCGCGGCAATGGGGGTGTGTCTTCGGCCGGATGACCAGCTGGTCACGACCTATCGGGGGTTGCACGACCTGATCGGTAAGGGTGTGCCGCTGGTGGAGATCTACGGCGAGATGCTGGGCCGGCGGGTGGGGGCAGGCCGGGGCAAGGGCGGGACGATGCACATCGCCCGCCCGGAGTCTGGCGTCATGCTGTCGACCGGGATCGTGGGAGCCGGACCACCGGTAGCGGTGGGGTTGGCGATGGCCGCACGGCGCAAGGGTCTCGATCGGGTCGCCGTCGCGAGCTTCGGTGACGGGGCGACCAACACCGGTTCGTTCCATGAGGCCGCGAACATGGCGGCGCTGTGGGACCTACCGCTGGTGCTGGTGTGCCAGAACAACCTGTATGCCGAGATGACGGCCACTGAGCACACGATGAAGATTGCTCACGTCGCGGATCGGGCGGCTGGGTATGGGATGCCGGGCATCCGCGTGGACGGTAACGATCCGCTTGCGCTTGTCGCCGCGTTGACGGGGGCGGTGGAGCGGGCGCGCGGCGGGGGCGGGCCGACGCTGCTGGAGTGTGTGACGTTTCGGTTCCGTGGTCACTACTTCGGGGATCCGATGGCGTATATCCCGGCCGAGCAGTTGGCTGCCGCTATGGCGGCTGATCCCATCCCGCGGTTCCGGTCTCTGCAGCTCTCGGCCGGGATCTGCGATGAGCAGGACCTCGCGGGCATCGAGGCGGCCGCCGTCGCGGCGGTCGAGGAGGCGGTGGCCACTGTGTTGGCGGCACCGGTCCCGTCTTTGGACGAGCTTGATCGTGATGTGTATGCCGACTCGCGTAACTGCCCGGCATAGCGGCCGCCCCGGCCGGTACCTACCTGTGTAGAGGTGGACGTGGACGAACGACGGATGACGATGACCGAGGCGTTGAACCTGGCGTTAGATCAGGCGTTGGCGCGTGACGAGGGCGTTTTCCTGTTGGGCGAGGATATCGCCGATCCGGGGGCGTCTGGTCCGACGAAAGGCCTGTCGACGAAGTACGGCGTCGACCGGGTGCTGGATACGCCGATCTCGGAGGCGGCGATCGTGGGCGCGGCCATCGGCGCGGCGATGGAGGGGTTCCGCCCCGTCGCCGAGATTATGATTATGGATTTTATCGGGATCGCGGCCGATCAGCTCGTCAACCATGCGGCGAAGCTGCGGTTCATGACCGGTGGGCGGACGAGCTCGCCTATCACGGTGCGTACGCAGGTGTATGGCGGGATCGGGACCGGGGCGACGCATTCACAGTCGTTGGAGGCTTGGTTCATGCATATCCCGGGGTTGAAGGTGATCGTGCCCTCGACGCCGCGAGACGGCAAGGGCCTGCTGACGTCGGCGATCTTCGATGACGACCCGTGCCTGTTTGTCGAGACGATCCGGTTGCGCGGCCAGCGCGGGATGGTCCCGACCGATCCGGCGTTCGCGATCCCGCTTGGTCAGGCGGAGGTGAAGCGGCCGGGTACTGACGTCACGTTGGTCAGCTATGGCCGGGGAGTGGTCGAGGCGCTCGGGGCGGCCACCAGGCTCGAGAAGGAGGGGATCAGCGCCGAGGTGCTCGACCTGCGCACCCTGGTCCCGCTTGACGTGCCGGCGATGCTCGAGTCCGTGGGCCGCACGAGGCGGGCCGTCGTCGTGCACGACGCCGTCCAGTTCGCGGGGCCTGGCGCGGAGATCGCCTCGATCCTGCACAGCGAGCTTTTCGGCGTGTTGGCGGCGCCGGTGGAGCGGGTGGGTGCCCGATTCGTGCCGGCTCCGGCGGCACCGGCGCTCGAGTCCCAGATATATCCGAGCGCTGAGCGCATCGTCGCGGCTGTTGGTCGGACGCTGCGGGGCGCGACGGTTAAGGCAGGCGTTCATGACTGACTTTACGATCCGTATCCCTCGGATATCGGTGGCGATCTCGGAGTCGGAGCTCACGGAGCTGCTCGTCGACGAGGGAGGGCATGTCACCGAGGGCGCCCCGCTGTTCGTCATCGCCACGGACAAGGCCGAGAACGAGGTCGCCGCTGGTGCGTCCGGCACCGTCCAGTGGAGCGGTGAGGTCGAGACGGTCTACGAGATCGGGGCCGAGATCGGGACTATCCGCACATCGGGCTGACGCCCACGCGGAAGGAGATTGCTGTCGATGGCCATCACCGACGATCGACGACCCGTCGCCACTCGCGATGTGCCGTACGCGATGCGGGACCGGTTACACGTGCCTCGCGAGCGCTACTACGACCGGGAGTTCTTCGAGCTGGAGAAGGAGCACCTGTGGCCGCGGGTCTGGCAGATGGCGTGCCGGGCCGAGGAGATCCCCCGGCCCGGGGACTTCGTCGAGTACGAGATCTGCGACCAGTCGATTCTGGTGGTGCGTCAGCCTGACGGGTCGGTCAAGGCGTTCCACAACGCGTGCCGTCATCGGGCGACCCAGCTGTGCAAGGGTTCCGGGCGGCTGCCTGGCGGGCAGATCGTGTGCCCGTTCCACGGCTGGCGCTGGAACCTCGACGGCACCAACTCCTTCGTGTACGGCGCCGACGGGTTCGCGCCGGAGTCTCTGCGCCCGGACGACATCCGGCTGGTCGAATGCAAGGTCGAGGAGTGGGGGGCCTGCGTCTGGGTCAACATGGACCCGGGTGCCCGCCCGCTACGGGAGGCGCTCGCCCCGGCGGCGGACGCGCTGGACGCGGTCGGCGCCGAGAACATGCGTGTGTGGTGGTGGAAGGAGACCATCCTCAACGCAAACTGGAAGACCGCCCAGGAGGCTTTCCACGAGGGCTACCACGTGATGTCCACGCATCCGCAGCTCACCTTCGGCCAAGGTGAGGACTACCCGTACTCCAACGTCGAGTACATCCCGCTCGAGAACGGCCACGGCCGCTTCCTGGGGCGGTTCGACCCGACCGCGGGCGGCATCTCCCAGGGGCGGGGCGCGGAGGCTTTCCTGTCGCGGTCGCAGACGTTGTGGGAAGGGCAGGACGCGATGACGCTGGAACGCGACCTGCATGTCTTCCGGGGGATGCGCAACCGGGTCCCGCCCGGCGAGGACTTCGCGACCGCGGCCATCAAGGCGCTGTTCGACTACGCCGAGGGCGCCGGCATACCGCTGCGCCCGACGCCGGAGGGCATGCGGATGTGGGGCGGCGAGGTGTTCCTGTTCCCCAACTTCATCGTGATCCCCCAGTTCGGCAACGCGCTGTCCTACCGGATCCGTCCCCACAATGACGATCCCGAGTGGTGCCGCTTCGAGGTGTGGTCGTTGACCATGTACCCGGAGGGCGAGGAGCCCGGCCGGCCGAAGCTGAAGGGCCGCTTCGCCGCCGACGACACCGAGAACTGGGGCCTGATCCCGCGCCAGGACTTCAGCAACATCGAGCGCCAGCAACGCGGCCTGCATTCCCGGAGCTTCCGACAGCATCGGCTGGCCACGGAATGGGAGCCGATCATCAGCAACATGCACGTCGAGCTCGACCGCTACCTCGCCGGCTGAAGGCGCC of the Pseudofrankia saprophytica genome contains:
- a CDS encoding alpha-ketoacid dehydrogenase subunit beta — encoded protein: MTMTEALNLALDQALARDEGVFLLGEDIADPGASGPTKGLSTKYGVDRVLDTPISEAAIVGAAIGAAMEGFRPVAEIMIMDFIGIAADQLVNHAAKLRFMTGGRTSSPITVRTQVYGGIGTGATHSQSLEAWFMHIPGLKVIVPSTPRDGKGLLTSAIFDDDPCLFVETIRLRGQRGMVPTDPAFAIPLGQAEVKRPGTDVTLVSYGRGVVEALGAATRLEKEGISAEVLDLRTLVPLDVPAMLESVGRTRRAVVVHDAVQFAGPGAEIASILHSELFGVLAAPVERVGARFVPAPAAPALESQIYPSAERIVAAVGRTLRGATVKAGVHD
- a CDS encoding aromatic ring-hydroxylating oxygenase subunit alpha — its product is MAITDDRRPVATRDVPYAMRDRLHVPRERYYDREFFELEKEHLWPRVWQMACRAEEIPRPGDFVEYEICDQSILVVRQPDGSVKAFHNACRHRATQLCKGSGRLPGGQIVCPFHGWRWNLDGTNSFVYGADGFAPESLRPDDIRLVECKVEEWGACVWVNMDPGARPLREALAPAADALDAVGAENMRVWWWKETILNANWKTAQEAFHEGYHVMSTHPQLTFGQGEDYPYSNVEYIPLENGHGRFLGRFDPTAGGISQGRGAEAFLSRSQTLWEGQDAMTLERDLHVFRGMRNRVPPGEDFATAAIKALFDYAEGAGIPLRPTPEGMRMWGGEVFLFPNFIVIPQFGNALSYRIRPHNDDPEWCRFEVWSLTMYPEGEEPGRPKLKGRFAADDTENWGLIPRQDFSNIERQQRGLHSRSFRQHRLATEWEPIISNMHVELDRYLAG
- a CDS encoding lipoyl domain-containing protein; the encoded protein is MTDFTIRIPRISVAISESELTELLVDEGGHVTEGAPLFVIATDKAENEVAAGASGTVQWSGEVETVYEIGAEIGTIRTSG
- a CDS encoding Zn-ribbon domain-containing OB-fold protein is translated as MKPAGGPVAAEGRPVPVVDDGSRDFWLGGAGGQLLIRACTGCDRLFHPPAPICPHCWSRAVTYRAVSGRGAVESYTVVRRPWVPGYEPPYVVARVVLAEQPDLRLLTNVVGCDVEAVTTGMPVEVTFERRGDVFVPMFRPVA
- a CDS encoding thiamine pyrophosphate-dependent dehydrogenase E1 component subunit alpha, producing MVLMKAADDRLGRGIASGELQCVYWPSRGQEAIAAAMGVCLRPDDQLVTTYRGLHDLIGKGVPLVEIYGEMLGRRVGAGRGKGGTMHIARPESGVMLSTGIVGAGPPVAVGLAMAARRKGLDRVAVASFGDGATNTGSFHEAANMAALWDLPLVLVCQNNLYAEMTATEHTMKIAHVADRAAGYGMPGIRVDGNDPLALVAALTGAVERARGGGGPTLLECVTFRFRGHYFGDPMAYIPAEQLAAAMAADPIPRFRSLQLSAGICDEQDLAGIEAAAVAAVEEAVATVLAAPVPSLDELDRDVYADSRNCPA
- a CDS encoding thiolase family protein, with protein sequence MTAERQAIISGIGRSATGRRLNQSATELTLDACLQAVADAGLTPREIDGLASWPDYQAPFGFGGPRVGELHSLLRLDLSWILGCGDGANVTGILGIAAHAVAAGLARHVLVYRTVTEATAQGAGRRPAVMAAPGAAADWKSAYGVGSPAQLAALWARHHFDRYGTTRDQLGWVAVNNRRHAAAHPTAIYREPMTIEDYLAGRMISEPLCVFDCDVPADGSIAFVISHVDHRRDVDRPVYFEAVGGGRPMTSSWEFWPDLDVMAAMPAAQQMWSRTSLRPADVDVAGIYDGFSIFVLYWLEALGFCGRGESGPFVEGGKRISLDGELPLNTSGGQLSEGRYLGFGLAYEAFLQLRGQAGARQVADAEVGLVTGGGGPLAQAFLFANDR